Proteins co-encoded in one Tautonia rosea genomic window:
- a CDS encoding Gfo/Idh/MocA family protein — protein MTYANWSRRGFLRASTSALVAAGLPLWYAREVVAAREEASSKPKRTIGPNDTIVMAAIGCGGQGRGIMRSAARREGVKFVAVCDVDTSHAQQAVEDLGGGDITVYKDFRELFANEELDAVTIGTPDHWHTLPALAAIQAGVDVYCEKPLTLFLDEGKVLVKAAREHDTVFQVGSQQRSDARYRLACELVRNGRLGKIKEVEARIGRNPVGGPFKEARVPDELDWDFWLGQTPEVSYVPERCHYEYRWWQAYSGGKMTDWGAHHNDIAQWALGYDGSGPVKVDADGSPWPVLPNSYDMPERFVCTATYDNGTVLKTMSDGENGNLFTGENGWIFVNRGKIEASDQALIDEPLGDDAVRLYVSNDHMGNFLDCVRSRETPICDVEIGHRSVSVCHLDNIALNLRRELTWDPEQERFVDDDEANGLLRREMRSPWTLDF, from the coding sequence ATGACTTACGCCAACTGGTCGCGTCGAGGGTTCTTGAGGGCTTCGACTTCCGCCCTTGTGGCTGCGGGCTTGCCCCTCTGGTACGCCCGGGAAGTCGTGGCCGCTCGCGAAGAGGCGAGCAGCAAGCCGAAACGAACGATCGGCCCCAACGACACGATCGTCATGGCCGCCATCGGTTGCGGAGGCCAGGGCCGAGGGATCATGCGATCGGCCGCTCGTCGTGAGGGGGTCAAGTTCGTCGCCGTCTGTGATGTCGATACCAGCCATGCTCAGCAGGCGGTCGAAGACCTCGGCGGAGGCGACATCACGGTCTACAAGGACTTCCGCGAACTCTTCGCCAACGAAGAACTCGATGCCGTCACCATCGGCACTCCCGACCACTGGCACACCCTCCCCGCCCTGGCGGCCATTCAGGCCGGGGTTGATGTCTACTGCGAGAAGCCGCTGACACTCTTCCTCGACGAAGGGAAGGTGCTGGTCAAGGCCGCCCGCGAACACGACACCGTCTTCCAGGTTGGCAGCCAGCAGCGCTCCGATGCCCGCTACCGCCTGGCGTGCGAACTCGTCCGCAACGGCCGGCTCGGCAAGATCAAGGAGGTCGAGGCCCGCATCGGCCGGAACCCAGTCGGCGGCCCCTTCAAGGAAGCCCGCGTTCCCGATGAACTGGATTGGGATTTCTGGCTCGGCCAGACTCCCGAGGTCTCCTATGTCCCCGAACGCTGCCACTACGAGTACCGCTGGTGGCAGGCCTACTCCGGCGGCAAGATGACCGACTGGGGAGCCCACCACAACGACATCGCCCAGTGGGCGCTCGGCTACGACGGTTCCGGACCGGTCAAGGTCGATGCCGATGGCTCTCCCTGGCCCGTCTTGCCAAATTCGTATGACATGCCCGAACGGTTCGTCTGCACCGCCACCTACGACAACGGCACCGTCCTGAAGACCATGAGCGACGGCGAGAACGGCAACCTCTTCACCGGAGAGAACGGCTGGATCTTCGTCAATCGCGGCAAGATCGAAGCCAGCGACCAGGCCCTGATCGACGAGCCGCTCGGCGACGACGCCGTCCGCCTCTACGTCTCGAACGACCACATGGGCAACTTCCTCGATTGCGTCCGCAGCCGGGAAACCCCCATTTGCGACGTCGAGATCGGGCACCGCTCCGTCTCCGTCTGCCACCTCGACAACATCGCCCTGAACCTTCGTCGCGAGCTGACCTGGGACCCCGAGCAGGAACGCTTTGTGGACGACGACGAGGCCAACGGCCTGCTTCGCCGTGAGATGCGCTCTCCCTGGACTCTCGACTTCTAA
- a CDS encoding ATP-binding cassette domain-containing protein gives MPLLQLRNVVLSFGGPRLLDGIDLSIERGDRVCVLGRNGEGKSTLLRLIANDLEAESGEIIRTSGLRVARLPQEVPQGRTGTVAELVAEGLPDDDHALGPHDHRVLAILSRIGLDPDAPFDSLSSGMKRRTLLASALVADPEILLLDEPTNHLDIESIRWLEDFLLRWGGTLLFVTHDRALLETLATRIVELDRGHIYVFDCDYSTYLVRREEQLAAEEKQAALFDKKLAQEETWIRKGIEARRTRNEGRVRALKAMREAHRARRNRQGVARIQAQEADRSGALVIEAKNVSFSFDNRPVIQDLTTTIMRGDKVGIIGPNGAGKSTLLRLLLGQLTPQSGSIRLGTNLEVSYFDQLKATLDEEKTVQENVSEYETITVDGRQRHVLGYLQDFLFAPDRARTLVKVLSGGERSRLLLAKLFTRPSNVLVLDEPTNDLDLETLELLESLLVSYAGTLLLVSHDRAFLNNVVSSTLAIEAGGLVREYDGGYDDFVRQRKDESPAEEPRSSDSSSSKSSAPRSVRPRKLSSKEQRELDSLPGQIEDLEARLSTIHEAMASPEFYRQDGEQIAAAKAQLEDLEQDLAACFERWEALEARRAEVS, from the coding sequence ATGCCCTTGCTTCAACTCCGCAACGTGGTCCTCTCCTTCGGTGGTCCTCGGCTGCTCGACGGCATCGATCTCTCCATCGAGCGGGGCGACCGCGTCTGCGTCCTCGGACGCAATGGCGAGGGGAAAAGCACCCTCTTGCGCCTGATTGCCAACGATCTGGAGGCCGAATCGGGTGAGATCATTCGGACATCGGGCCTTCGCGTTGCCCGACTCCCTCAGGAGGTTCCCCAGGGACGTACCGGAACGGTCGCCGAACTGGTGGCCGAGGGGCTCCCGGACGATGACCACGCCCTTGGCCCCCACGACCACCGAGTCCTAGCAATCCTTTCTCGGATCGGCCTCGATCCGGACGCTCCCTTCGATTCCCTCTCGTCCGGCATGAAGCGTCGGACCTTGCTCGCGTCGGCCCTCGTGGCCGACCCCGAGATCCTCCTGCTCGATGAGCCGACGAACCACCTCGACATCGAGTCGATCCGATGGCTGGAAGACTTCCTCCTCCGATGGGGTGGCACGCTTCTCTTCGTCACCCACGACCGCGCCTTGCTCGAAACCCTGGCCACCCGCATCGTTGAACTTGACCGCGGCCACATCTACGTCTTCGATTGTGATTACTCCACCTACCTGGTCCGACGCGAGGAACAACTCGCCGCCGAGGAAAAGCAGGCCGCCCTGTTCGACAAGAAGCTCGCCCAGGAAGAAACCTGGATTCGCAAGGGAATCGAGGCCCGCCGCACCCGCAACGAGGGTCGCGTCCGAGCCCTCAAGGCCATGCGAGAGGCACACCGCGCCCGCCGCAATCGCCAGGGGGTTGCCCGCATCCAGGCACAGGAGGCCGACCGCTCCGGAGCGCTTGTCATCGAGGCAAAAAACGTCTCGTTCTCCTTCGACAATCGCCCCGTCATTCAGGACCTGACCACCACGATCATGCGAGGCGACAAGGTCGGCATCATTGGCCCGAACGGCGCAGGGAAATCAACCTTGCTCCGCCTCCTGCTCGGTCAGCTCACCCCGCAATCGGGATCAATTCGCCTCGGAACGAATCTCGAAGTGTCCTACTTCGACCAGCTCAAGGCGACGCTCGACGAGGAGAAGACCGTCCAGGAAAACGTCAGCGAATATGAAACCATCACCGTCGACGGCCGCCAGCGTCATGTGCTCGGATATTTACAAGATTTTCTCTTTGCGCCCGACCGGGCCCGAACGCTTGTCAAGGTTCTCTCCGGAGGAGAACGGAGCCGCCTGCTCCTGGCCAAGCTCTTTACCCGGCCGTCGAATGTCCTGGTACTCGACGAGCCGACCAACGACCTCGATCTCGAAACCCTGGAATTACTGGAAAGCTTGCTTGTCTCGTACGCCGGCACGCTGCTTCTGGTGAGCCACGACCGGGCCTTCCTCAACAACGTCGTTTCCAGCACCCTGGCCATCGAAGCCGGGGGTCTTGTGCGCGAATATGACGGCGGTTACGACGATTTCGTCCGACAGCGGAAGGATGAATCGCCGGCCGAGGAACCTCGATCCTCTGATTCAAGCTCCTCAAAGTCCTCCGCACCTCGCTCGGTTCGTCCTCGCAAGCTCAGTTCGAAAGAGCAGCGCGAACTGGACTCCTTGCCGGGTCAGATTGAGGACCTCGAAGCGCGACTGAGCACGATCCACGAGGCGATGGCCTCTCCCGAATTCTACCGACAGGATGGCGAGCAGATCGCTGCAGCCAAGGCTCAGCTTGAGGATCTCGAACAGGACCTCGCCGCGTGCTTCGAGCGCTGGGAAGCACTCGAAGCACGACGAGCCGAGGTCTCTTGA